Within the Ranitomeya imitator isolate aRanImi1 chromosome 8, aRanImi1.pri, whole genome shotgun sequence genome, the region CATCTCCCCCTCCTCTTCGTTCTTTCTGCACCAGTTGATGCCACTTTGTCACCCAGATGCCAGCAGACAGATTACTGATGAAGGTGGCGACGTGTTGGCTGATCATGGCGTCTTTATCCCTCCATGTCTATTGTTAGGATCCAGCCCGTATAATCCCCACCCTCCATGTATCCGAGTGGAAGGGGCCGCTAATGAGAGGACGAAGCCTCTGCTCTCCTGGGTAGAGCTCCAGCACCACCGCAGGGCTCAGCGGGGCTGCCGCCTCTAATTAGGCCATAAGGGGAACGCAGAGATATTGCAGAGGGGGGGACCCCCGCACGGCCATGCTCCGCTGCGGAGAACCCTTAATCCGCCGCCGTGCAGATCGCTCTGAGTCTGTGACCTTAATATGTGAACCTCTCCGTGTATATAGTATGACCCCAATGATAATGGTGACCCCTCTGTTCTCTTCTAGGAGCGGAAGCTGTCTGCCCACCCTTATGTGGAGCTCTATAAGGGGGATAAGATAATCTTCATGTGCCCTCTGTCTCGCCAAGATGACTTCTATGTACCTGAGATGAAGGAGCTGCTGCGGAAGGAGAGAGGCGAGGCGCCCCTGCCCGAGGCTGAAGGTACGTGCCGTAAACTGGGCACCTGTCATGGCGGCTGGGCCTCACCTCCCCCAAAACTGCAGGGATGAAATCTAAGCTTCTCAGCAGGTCGGCCCCTAATAGTCAACGATTATAGCAACTGCTGATGATGGATCCGAGGAGCTACAGGGAGGTGAAAGCCCCCACAACCGCCCTACGTCTGCCAGGGGCAGAGGGGCCACCTCTCACTGTAGCTTGGTCCCCCCATTGTAGAGGGACTCCACCTAACCTTGAGCTGAAAGCCATGAGAGTCCTGCCTGATACTGAGCACACGGCACCACGGAAGGAAGAAGTGGCCACATGTGCCGCTTGCCCCCGGCCTGTCTGTTAATGCGAATATGGAATCTTGCCCCCTCAAGATGCCGCCATCATTGTGCGATTGTTGTAGTGAACCTCGTGGGGAGTATTCATGTCATCGTCTACACGGCTGTATACATTACAAGTGTCGCCGTGCAGGCTGCAGAAATCCATTATATGAAAATGGGAATTTGTCCGGAGAGACCACCTGACTCACCGGAGTGGTAAGAGCCTGCGTATGAGGCTACACATGGTCCATCCAACGTATCTACGGTGGTCGGTCACATCCCTGTAAGTCCAGTCTTGGGCCAGGACCTCTCGTGTCAGGGGTCCGTCAGTCTGTGGGGTCAGTCATGGGACGGATCTGTTTCTTGCAGGGATTTGGTTTTTCTGTGACATGAGCCGTACATAGGACCCAAGGAAAGTCATTAGTTCCTCTCGCAGCCGGGAACCTTCCTCGGAGCGGCGGCTGAAAAACTGACTCCAAACCAACTTTCCAGGGGAAAGTCCTGAGTCCTGCAGCCGCTTCAGGCCGGGGAAGATCCGGGGAACCAAGGAGATGTGTCGGGAGGAAGGAGAAGATCCACACTCTCCTCACATGGCCGATAAACTCTGGAGCGTCCTGGGATAACGCGGCGGGGTCAGCAGACCACACATTGGGCAGATCTCCGGTCCCCGCTGCCATGTTACACCTGATATAGGTGGGATCATCTCAGCTGTAaggatggggggcacatactgacaCAAGGAGGACAAAGGTTGTGTCTCCTAATTGCCTCCTGCCCGCTCTGCCACGCTCGCACCTCCCAGGGTGCAATGTTttgcttcctgcctccctcctgatGGGGGGGTCTGGGACGTGGCAGAGTCAGGATGGTAGACGGGTATCCTACAGCTGTGTCAGCTGCAGTTAACATTATTTTGCACTTAATGACTCCCTAGAGCAGTGTCAGCGGGGGCCGTGGGCAGCACCAGCTGTCACTGTCACCTCCTCGTGTTACGTTGCCCTCTGCCCCGACTCCCGGCCATTTCTCCCAGCCAAGGTCATTACTTGTCCTGGTCGTCAGGCAGCACGAGAGGCGCAGATTTGGTTAATGTGCAGGCGGGCGGGCAGGACGTGGAGCTGACACCCCTCATCGTCCCTCTATTATTATCTGTGTCTGTTATTAGGCAGCTGGAAGCTGACGCACCACATGGGCGTAGGGCACAATATACGGCATAATCTGCCGGGCTGGGGGCCACCTGCGAGCGAGAGACTGGTAGTCGTACTACAATAAGTGAAGTTACATCAGAGAAGCCATTGggcgggaaaaaacgcatcctcggAGACTGCGGCCAGGGAAGGAAATGAAATATAGGGGCTGTTTGCATGGGACTGCAGAGATGAAGAGGCCAAAGTGTAGAAACGTCGTCTCTTCGGTCAGGAAAGCCAATCCATCCAATAAACAGAAGTAAATTTTGCAGCTAAACTTTGCACTAATGACAATTGTGCTGCAGATGTGACAGTCGCCGGGGTCCAGTCGTGCTACGTGCGGACGTCGTTCTGAGGTTTTGCAGTCTCTGAACTCCGGGCTGATGGCGCTCTCCtacactgatacactgtaacaaacgcATCCGCTTCATTAGCAAGCCTGGTCAGGACAGATTTGGAAGAATTTCCCATTCACTGTTGCCTTGCGGAGTTACAAAGGCCCAGATGAACAATAGCTTTTTACAATTTTAGGTATTTTTCTGTTTGTGCCACTTTtacgcttttttttatttttctagtcTTCGTCTTCTTTATTCTAAGCTTCCAGGACAAAGTGACTGCGGTTCTTTATTTAGATATTTTCAGCTTCATGATTCGAGACTTGCTGCTATGTAGCACTATTTTTGCAACACttctaatctattttttttttctactgaaCAGTTGAAAACTAATTTGCTAAATtttagttattaaaaaaaaaaaaaagtgcaaaatccaACAGAACAACAAAACAAGCAATGACCCAAAACCCACAAATGATGAAATAGGGCTACAGTGTATAAGAAAGTTACAGGACTCTGTTTAGAGGGTCCGGGCTGAGGGGCCTGCTGGGAAGACCCTGATTAATGACCTGTATGTCCAGAGTCTAATCATGTCCCCCTATTTCCCCAGGTGCTGAGCTGGACCCCCTTCTAGAGGACACCCTAAGCCTGGAGCTTGTGTCGGAAAATCAGGAAGAGACTGAGGCTGAAGGCCCCCAACGAAAGGAGCAAACCGACAGCGAGAAGAGCCCCAGCGAATCCGGGGCCAGCGCGTCTTCCTTCGAAGACCTGGACGCTAACGCTGCAGCGGCCGCCAAAGCtgaacagggcacaaaaagagaaTGGAGTAAAATGCCGGAGAGCTGGGAAAAAGAAAGAGCGGAGGAATGACGGACAGATAGGCAGTAACGAGTCCTCGTAGACCTCTCCGAGATTATAGCCGTTAGTAAATCCTTCAGTGCGCTCCTCCCAGCGTGAACATCCGGAGGCGGCAGATGACTCCCGTCCTCCCATCCTG harbors:
- the TEX264 gene encoding testis-expressed protein 264 isoform X2, with the translated sequence MSFPPLYSAMVGVRRHLHDVNTITSRYCGGRSSLLDDPTGPGDDGRSVRTRCSGMSSRPGPEGQVPVEFCRYIVGSILSEGDEKPLPDHVRIFRKHGFKFCVLPEVNHAVMATFPYTTPFSIQLATTRVHPALEKYVKERKLSAHPYVELYKGDKIIFMCPLSRQDDFYVPEMKELLRKERGEAPLPEAEGAELDPLLEDTLSLELVSENQEETEAEGPQRKEQTDSEKSPSESGASASSFEDLDANAAAAAKAEQGTKREWSKMPESWEKERAEE